One region of Polynucleobacter sp. MWH-Aus1W21 genomic DNA includes:
- a CDS encoding barstar family protein, with the protein MNNRSENSNTASFDEHSRAESWDSNDRLETESSAANIYAEGGLSRLQTYAANQVSGKKVTASWRAALAVRDAGPPAMLRSVRPNIVQSIRAFRTPDLQEAATELGQHFIYANCANAMTKGEVLESIAIAYSFTKQQAKNYDPLLDALTTTVDKSGPQPGFVVVLEGLPCTQKFDKEARETLLDVFRDAVDFWAERRTPYRVFYSFA; encoded by the coding sequence ATGAATAATCGCTCTGAAAACAGCAATACAGCCAGTTTCGATGAACATAGCCGTGCTGAAAGTTGGGACAGCAATGATCGACTTGAAACAGAGTCATCCGCTGCCAATATTTATGCTGAAGGCGGGTTATCTCGTTTACAAACCTATGCAGCAAATCAAGTTTCGGGGAAAAAAGTGACAGCTTCTTGGCGTGCCGCTTTGGCCGTTCGCGATGCCGGACCGCCGGCCATGTTGCGCAGTGTGCGCCCAAATATTGTGCAATCGATTCGTGCTTTCCGTACACCTGATTTACAGGAAGCGGCAACAGAATTGGGTCAACACTTCATTTATGCCAATTGCGCCAATGCAATGACTAAGGGTGAGGTTTTGGAATCTATTGCGATTGCTTATTCGTTTACTAAGCAACAAGCAAAAAACTACGATCCTTTGTTAGATGCTTTGACCACTACGGTTGATAAGTCTGGCCCGCAGCCTGGCTTTGTTGTGGTGCTTGAAGGTTTGCCTTGCACTCAGAAGTTTGACAAAGAAGCGCGTGAAACTCTTTTGGATGTGTTCCGTGATGCAGTTGATTTCTGGGCTGAGCGCCGCACTCCATATCGCGTCTTCTATTCTTTCGCCTAA
- a CDS encoding 16S rRNA (uracil(1498)-N(3))-methyltransferase, whose protein sequence is MPQFYLPGPWESQKPTTLTPEVAHHLRVRRIQTGESFPVFDGKGQVAKGELLSLSGKTGQVQLSDIRKDTHREAPYAITLAQGLAGGDKMDWIVEKAVETGAQNIAPMQCERSILKLTRSSDLERAQKRLAHWEGIIQAACEQCDRTVFASLEPIQTFESYLKATPKPALKLLLSPDATKSLYTVLIENKPQDVVLMIGPEGGHSPEEEAQAEAAGYQLVSLGERVLRTETAGVVAITAVHSVWNPEMQNRLK, encoded by the coding sequence CAAAAGCCAACTACCCTCACACCCGAGGTTGCCCACCATTTGCGGGTTCGACGCATTCAGACCGGGGAATCCTTCCCTGTATTTGATGGAAAAGGCCAAGTTGCCAAGGGAGAGCTCCTCTCTTTGAGCGGAAAAACTGGTCAAGTTCAGCTAAGCGATATCCGCAAAGATACCCACCGTGAGGCCCCTTATGCCATTACCCTGGCCCAAGGGTTGGCTGGCGGCGACAAAATGGACTGGATTGTTGAGAAAGCAGTCGAGACTGGTGCTCAAAATATCGCGCCCATGCAATGTGAACGCTCTATCTTGAAGCTGACACGTTCAAGCGACCTAGAGCGCGCCCAAAAACGGCTTGCTCACTGGGAAGGCATCATTCAAGCAGCTTGCGAACAATGTGATCGCACTGTCTTTGCTAGTCTAGAGCCCATTCAAACATTTGAAAGCTATTTAAAGGCGACTCCAAAACCAGCTCTCAAGCTCCTGTTAAGTCCCGATGCCACCAAAAGCTTGTATACAGTGCTCATAGAAAATAAACCTCAGGATGTTGTACTAATGATTGGTCCCGAAGGTGGTCACTCTCCCGAAGAAGAGGCTCAGGCAGAGGCTGCAGGCTATCAATTGGTATCGCTAGGTGAGCGAGTGCTGAGAACAGAAACGGCTGGCGTGGTGGCCATTACAGCCGTTCATAGCGTATGGAACCCTGAAATGCAAAATCGCCTCAAATAG